Proteins from a genomic interval of Schistocerca piceifrons isolate TAMUIC-IGC-003096 chromosome 3, iqSchPice1.1, whole genome shotgun sequence:
- the LOC124788327 gene encoding vesicle-associated membrane protein 7 codes for MSILYSVVARGTTVLAKYAACAGNFAEVTEKILAKISPENHKLTYSHDAYLFHYICEDRIIYMCITDDEFERIRAFQFLAEIKQRFQLTYGARASTALAYGMNNEFAPVLANEMRHYSESKEIDTMSRVRGDLNDLKDIMVKNIENVARRGERLELLVNKTENLSANSVTFRKTSRNLARSMFWKNVKLYVIIGVVITVLIYFIVSMACGGLAWQNCVGS; via the exons ATGTCAATTCTTTACAGTGTAGTAGCAAGAGGCACAACTGTGCTTGCCAAATATGCTGCATGTGCTGGAAACTTTGCTGAAGTCACTGAGAAGATCCTGGCAAAAATTTCACCAGAGAACCATAAACTGACTTATTCACATGATGCATACTTGTTTCATTACATATGTGAAGATAGAATCATATACATGTGTATTACAGATGAT GAATTTGAAAGAATAAGAGCATTCCAGTTCCTAGCTGAGATAAAGCAGAGATTCCAGTTAACATATGGCGCAAGGGCAAGCACTGCCCTAGCATATGGAATGAACAATGAGTTCGCACCTGTCTTAGCAAATGAGATG AGACATTATTCAGAATCGAAGGAGATCGATACTATGTCTAGAGTCCGTGGTGATTTAAATGATCTGAAAGATATTATGGTAAAAAATATAG aaaatgttgcacgaagAGGGGAAAGGCTGGAGCTTCTGGTGAACAAGACTGAAAATCTCAGCGCAAAT TCTGTCACTTTTCGGAAAACTAGCCGAAATCTTGCAAGGTCAATGTTCTGGAAGAATGTCAAACTCTATGTTATTATTGGTGTAGTTATTACG GTTCTGATTTACTTCATTGTATCAATGGCATGTGGTGGTTTGGCATGGCAGAACTGTGTGGGCAGTTAG